The genomic region ATTACTATTGCTGTTGGTTTCTTTATCATGTCATTAGAAGATAGTCCAATGGGCTTTGGTGCATTAGGCTTAACAGTTGGTCCTATTGTAATTATGACAGGGTTTGGTATTAACTTTTATGCTATTCTACTTAAGTCTCCTAAAACTACTACAGAAGATTAATCAACAACTTAATTATATTATCCTATAGCTAAAACATGAATATCTTTGAAGCAATTGTCTTGGGAATTATCCAAGGCCTAACGGAGTTTTTGCCCGTAAGTAGTAGTGGTCACTTAGAATTAGCAAAAGCAATATTCGGAAACCAAGATCTTGGAGCAGAAGAAAGTATGATGATGACTGTAATGCTACATTTTGCTACTGCATTATCTACATGTGTCATTTTTAGAAAAGATATTGGAGATATTCTAAAAGGTCTTTTTCAATTTAAATGGAATGAAGAGACTGAGTTTTCTGTAAAGATTGTATTATCTATGATACCTGCAGCATTTGTAGGTGTATTCTTAGATGATCAAATCGAAGCTTTTTTTGGAGGAGCAGTTCTTTTAGTAGGTTGTATGTTGTTGGTAACAGCAGTATTACTTTTACTAGCAGACAAAGCAAAAAATACAAGTAAAAGTGTTGGGTATAAAGAAGCCATTATTGTAGGTATTGC from Flammeovirga agarivorans harbors:
- a CDS encoding DUF3098 domain-containing protein, giving the protein MSNKKEHLAFGKKNYMWMLIGIITIAVGFFIMSLEDSPMGFGALGLTVGPIVIMTGFGINFYAILLKSPKTTTED
- a CDS encoding undecaprenyl-diphosphate phosphatase, producing the protein MNIFEAIVLGIIQGLTEFLPVSSSGHLELAKAIFGNQDLGAEESMMMTVMLHFATALSTCVIFRKDIGDILKGLFQFKWNEETEFSVKIVLSMIPAAFVGVFLDDQIEAFFGGAVLLVGCMLLVTAVLLLLADKAKNTSKSVGYKEAIIVGIAQAIAILPGISRSGATISTSVLLGIDREKSARFSFLMVVPLIFGKIAKDLLDARHEIAEGTFQLGLEPTIIGAGFIAAFLSGMLACQWMIALVKKSKLQYFSIWCALVGSIAIIYSLMN